Proteins from a genomic interval of Arachis hypogaea cultivar Tifrunner chromosome 10, arahy.Tifrunner.gnm2.J5K5, whole genome shotgun sequence:
- the LOC112715150 gene encoding homeobox-leucine zipper protein ATHB-16, with translation MKRTGSSSDSLGPLMTICPSSTEEQSPRSNHVYGHDPLFQSMVLDGLDEEGCTVEESGHHSEKKRRLSVEQVKALEKNFEVENKLEPERKVKLAQELGLQPRQVAVWFQNRRARWKTKQLERDYGVLKNNYDALKVNHDALKQDNDALHKQIKELKTRLQEENTANDVSVKEEQITMPESEEKLLVMNEEHNTTPDETSILGSGSNVNDHHLYHDNCFNDNSDHGVVALGATTTPPSPSPSSPPLFPSDFNKDGSSDSDSSAILNEDTKDAISSSGVLQSNHHFLMFSESPALKFNCSMLASSSSMNCFQFQKPHQTMQYVKMEEHNFIGAADEACNLIFSDEQAPTLHWYSSDQWG, from the exons ATGAAGAGAACTGGAAGCTCATCAGATTCTTTAGGACCTCTCATGACAATTTGTCCATCATCAACAG AGGAGCAGAGTCCGAGGAGCAACCACGTGTACGGGCATGATCCATTGTTCCAGTCGATGGTGCTTGATGGTCTAGACGAAGAAGGGTGCACGGTAGAGGAATCTGGGCACCACTCTGAGAAGAAGCGAAGACTTAGCGTGGAACAAGTGAAAGCGTTGGAGAAGAACTTCGAGGTTGAGAACAAGCTTGAACCAGAGAGGAAGGTGAAGTTAGCACAAGAACTTGGGTTGCAGCCTAGACAGGTGGCGGTTTGGTTCCAGAACCGCCGCGCCAGGTGGAAGACTAAACAGCTTGAGAGAGATTATGGCgttcttaaaaataattatgatgCTCTTAAAGTTAATCATGATGCACTAAAACAGGACAACGATGCGTTGCACAAGCAG ATTAAGGAATTGAAGACAAGGCTCCAAGAAGAGAACACAGCAAACGATGTTTCCGTGAAGGAAGAACAGATAACGATGCCAGAATCGGAAGAGAAATTATTGGTGATGAATGAAGAACACAACACTACTCCTGATGAAACCTCAATTCTTGGATCAGGATCCAACGTTAACGATCATCACTTGTACCATGACAATTGCTTCAACGACAACAGCGACCACGGTGTTGTTGCTCTTGGTGCAACAACAACACCGCCGTCGCCATCACCGTCGTCGCCGCCACTCTTCCCTTCAGACTTCAACAAAGACGGTTCTTCCGATAGCGATTCAAGTGCGATCCTAAACGAAGACACCAAAGACGCAATTTCTTCGTCTGGGGTGCTTCAAAGTAACCACCACTTCCTGATGTTTTCAGAGTCTCCTGCATTGAAATTCAACTGTTCCATGTTGGCCTCTTCGTCTTCCATGAATTGCTTCCAGTTCCAGAAACCGCACCAGACTATGCAATACGTGAAGATGGAAGAGCACAATTTCATCGGTGCCGCTGATGAGGCATGCAATTTGATCTTCTCCGATGAACAAGCACCCACCCTTCATTGGTACTCTTCAGATCAGTggggttaa